Proteins encoded by one window of Pseudomonas sp. PSKL.D1:
- a CDS encoding phospholipase D family protein has translation MRLLRALPLLLGMLGLAGCASVGPQREISQALPAQDSAFGRSVLRQAAPYEGRSGFRLLPNSNEAFRARAELIRNAQASIDLQYYIVHDGLSTRALVHELLRAADRGVRIRILLDDTTSDGLDTIMGTLDAHPNIQIRLFNPLHLGRSTGVTRAAGRLFNLSRQHRRMHNKLFLVDNSMAIVGGRNLGDEYFDAEPNLNFTDIDLLGVGPVAEQLGHGFDQYWNSALSRPIGDFLWRQPSASDLHASRQRLEVSLAQARVQRKALYDRLMSYQSQPRLDVWRNELIWAHSQALWDAPSKVLADDEPDPHLLMSQQLAPDLANVHNELILVSAYFVPGDPGLLYLTGRADAGVSVKLLTNSLEATDVPAVHGGYAPYRRALLEHGVQLYELRRQPGDAISRHGLGFHGSSDSSLHSKAIVFDRRKTFIGSFNFDPRSVLWNTEVGVLVDSPELAEYTRELALQGMAPALSYRPTLIDDKLVWVTEDNGQRHVLTSEPGGAWRRLNAWISKAVGLEKML, from the coding sequence TTGAGATTGCTGCGAGCTCTGCCTCTGCTGCTGGGTATGCTTGGCCTGGCAGGCTGTGCCAGTGTCGGCCCGCAGCGCGAAATCAGCCAGGCATTGCCTGCTCAGGATTCTGCCTTTGGCCGCTCCGTGCTGCGCCAGGCGGCACCATACGAAGGGCGCTCAGGCTTTCGCTTGCTGCCCAACAGCAACGAGGCTTTTAGAGCCCGAGCCGAGCTGATCCGCAATGCCCAGGCCAGCATCGACCTGCAGTACTACATCGTTCACGATGGCTTGAGCACCCGCGCGTTGGTCCATGAACTACTGCGGGCAGCCGACCGTGGCGTGCGTATACGCATTCTGCTCGACGACACTACCAGCGACGGGCTCGATACCATCATGGGCACGCTCGACGCCCATCCAAACATCCAGATTCGCCTGTTCAACCCGCTGCATCTGGGGCGCAGCACGGGCGTAACCCGTGCCGCAGGCCGACTGTTCAACCTGTCGCGCCAGCACCGGCGGATGCACAACAAGCTGTTTCTGGTGGACAACAGCATGGCCATCGTCGGTGGTCGCAACCTGGGTGATGAATACTTCGATGCCGAACCCAACCTGAACTTCACCGATATCGACCTGTTGGGTGTGGGCCCGGTGGCCGAACAGCTGGGGCACGGTTTTGATCAGTACTGGAACAGCGCCCTGAGCCGGCCCATTGGCGACTTCCTGTGGCGCCAGCCCAGTGCCAGCGACCTGCATGCCAGCCGCCAACGCCTGGAGGTTTCACTTGCCCAGGCAAGAGTGCAGCGCAAGGCGCTGTACGACCGCCTGATGTCCTATCAGTCGCAGCCACGCCTGGACGTTTGGCGCAATGAACTGATCTGGGCACATAGCCAGGCGCTGTGGGACGCACCGAGCAAAGTGCTGGCCGATGATGAACCCGACCCGCACTTGCTGATGAGCCAACAGTTGGCACCCGACTTGGCCAACGTGCACAACGAGTTGATTCTGGTTTCGGCCTACTTCGTACCGGGTGACCCGGGCCTGCTGTACCTGACTGGGCGCGCTGACGCCGGGGTATCGGTGAAACTGCTAACCAACTCACTGGAAGCCACCGATGTACCGGCCGTGCATGGCGGCTATGCCCCCTATCGCAGGGCGTTGCTGGAGCACGGCGTACAGCTTTACGAATTGCGTCGCCAGCCAGGTGACGCCATATCACGGCACGGATTGGGCTTCCACGGCAGCTCTGACTCGAGCCTGCACAGCAAGGCGATTGTCTTTGATCGGCGCAAGACCTTCATCGGCTCGTTCAACTTCGACCCACGATCCGTTCTGTGGAATACCGAAGTCGGAGTGCTGGTCGACAGCCCGGAGCTGGCCGAATACACCCGTGAACTGGCCCTGCAAGGTATGGCGCCAGCACTGAGCTATCGGCCCACGCTGATCGACGACAAACTGGTGTGGGTGACCGAGGACAATGGCCAGCGGCACGTGCTGACGTCCGAGCCTGGTGGCGCGTGGCGACGGCTCAATGCCTGGATCAGCAAGGCCGTGGGATTGGAAAAGATGCTGTAA
- a CDS encoding MFS transporter: MRWATYFAVLASVLSVGLALGVSMPLVSLRLEAWGYGSFAIGVMAAMPALGVLLGASLASRLAGWVGVPSAMRLCLWGGALSIGLLALLPSYPLWLALRLLIGMSLTVVFILGESWINQLVVEQWRGRLVALYGSSYALSQLAGPLVLGFLGADDDFGFWAATGLLLFAPLLLLGRGGAPSTEACSVTFRDLFTFCRRLPVIAWAIALFAAFEAMILTLLPVYCLQQGFTTEVALFMVSTVVVGDAVLQLPIGALADHMSRRTLFTGCAVTLLVSSLAIPLMLQTPLIWPLWVLFGASAGGLFTLSLVLIGERYRDDELVRANAHVAQLWGIGCLLGPLLAGAGSQWISGHALPLLMAVGAAGLVLLTRRRGAFEPLSA, from the coding sequence ATGCGCTGGGCAACCTACTTTGCTGTACTGGCCTCGGTGCTGAGCGTCGGCCTTGCCCTGGGCGTGAGCATGCCGCTGGTGTCGCTACGCCTGGAAGCCTGGGGTTACGGCAGCTTCGCCATCGGCGTCATGGCGGCGATGCCTGCCCTGGGCGTACTCCTGGGCGCCAGCCTGGCCAGCCGCCTGGCTGGTTGGGTCGGCGTTCCCTCGGCCATGCGCCTGTGCTTGTGGGGCGGGGCGTTGTCGATTGGCCTGTTGGCACTGCTGCCCAGCTACCCCCTTTGGTTGGCGCTGCGACTGCTGATCGGCATGTCGCTCACGGTCGTCTTCATCCTCGGCGAGAGCTGGATCAACCAGTTGGTGGTCGAGCAGTGGCGGGGGCGTCTGGTTGCCTTGTATGGCAGCAGCTATGCCTTGAGCCAACTGGCTGGCCCGTTGGTGTTGGGTTTTCTGGGGGCGGACGATGACTTCGGTTTCTGGGCCGCGACGGGTCTGTTGCTATTCGCTCCACTGTTGCTTTTGGGCAGAGGTGGCGCTCCAAGTACTGAGGCCTGTAGCGTAACGTTCCGCGATTTGTTCACCTTTTGCAGGCGGCTGCCGGTGATCGCCTGGGCCATCGCACTTTTCGCCGCTTTCGAGGCGATGATCCTGACTCTGTTGCCGGTGTATTGCCTGCAACAAGGCTTTACCACCGAGGTTGCACTGTTCATGGTCAGCACCGTGGTGGTGGGGGATGCCGTGTTGCAGCTACCCATCGGGGCGCTGGCGGATCACATGTCGCGGCGTACCTTGTTCACAGGCTGCGCGGTTACCCTGCTGGTTTCCAGCCTGGCGATTCCATTGATGCTGCAGACCCCGTTGATATGGCCGCTTTGGGTGCTGTTCGGTGCCAGTGCCGGGGGCTTGTTCACCTTGTCCCTGGTGCTGATCGGCGAGCGGTATAGGGATGATGAACTGGTCCGTGCCAATGCCCACGTGGCGCAGCTATGGGGTATTGGCTGCCTGCTCGGGCCATTGCTGGCAGGCGCCGGTAGCCAGTGGATCAGCGGCCACGCACTGCCATTGCTGATGGCCGTGGGGGCGGCGGGGTTGGTGCTGCTGACTCGACGCCGTGGTGCTTTTGAGCCGTTGTCAGCCTGA